Proteins encoded in a region of the Xylocopa sonorina isolate GNS202 chromosome 1, iyXylSono1_principal, whole genome shotgun sequence genome:
- the LOC143422991 gene encoding recQ-mediated genome instability protein 1, with product MNADLLRNIKTKLKLEYYLMNDDWLTDCVEFYVNQHENPSTEEILQFVKVQWQLSDLREINNINGSLPINLSQKKFLILSENYILQVEKMYDIATSKYKQLEKIRNIHISEVELSEAEKFEKWEPPKKRMIQLLLTDGLQDVIGIEYNYIPRLNDILLPGYKVMIVGPVKCRRGVLLLEEGNFKGIGGELDSLLVPNALENVLARALKLPENPDPYNDNETKSNNNKQEEPHVPNEIDASFFEEDFEINLEDVSNIENSHSKSQEPKDVIKIKDEPEIENVDTVFRKDLSCKEEQILSDDECLLEMIDERQLIEPKIEQKNIIAPFRTLPKEENDDIIIINDEEEIADVKYDIFKNSMQKNFSQSNSTLFSSKAESSPATSHLKVEKKQQSVITGGKRTVPMSPPEVISSKKGKIDRQITEFTKALSATEEPKICEFIHTIKDETITETTIKTIRGHVEVLGKLTKKDSLWILEASIADGTSAINVSFSNKVLENLLGFSVQEFSIRKKLIAKNPEIEQELRMSFRNAEQKIKTLDALLELELNTNSKPTVVKIIDLTEQQKEILDKRLKNFLLKSNV from the exons ATGAATGCTGATCTACTTAGAAATATAAAAActaagttaaagttagaatattATTTGATGAATGACGACTGGTTGACAGATTGTGTGGAATTTTACGTGAATCAACATGAAAAC CCAAGTACAGAAGAAATTTTACAGTTTGTAAAAGTACAATGGCAACTTAGTGATTTGCGtgaaattaataatataaatgGAAGTTTACCTATTAACCTTTCACAGAAAAAGTTTCTTATACTATCTGAAAATTATATTCTACAG GTAGAAAAAATGTATGATATTGCAACATcaaaatataaacaattagaaaagatTAGAAACATTCATATATCAGAAGTTGAATTATCTGAAGcagaaaaatttgaaaaatgggAACCCCCCAAGAAAAGAATGATACAGCTCCTATTAACAGATGGATTACAAGATGTAATCGGAATTGAATATAACTATATACCACGACTAAAT GATATACTACTACCAGGATATAAAGTTATGATAGTGGGACCAGTAAAATGTCGTAGAGGTGTTTTGTTACTAGAAGAAGGAAATTTTAAAGGAATAGGTGGTGAATTAGATAGTTTATTAGTCCCAAATGCTTTGGAAAATGTATTAGCAAGAGCTTT AAAACTTCCAGAAAATCCAGATCCATATAATGATAATGAAACAAAATCAAATAATAATAAACAAGAAGAACCGCATGTACCAAATGAAATAGATGCTAGCTTTTTTGAAGAAGACTTTGAAATAAATCTTGAAGATGTTTCAAACATTGAAAATTCACACAGTAAGAGTCAAGAACCAAAGgatgtaattaaaataaaagatgAGCCAGAAATTGAAAATGTTGACACTGTGTTCAGAAAAGATCTAAGTTGTAAAGAAGAACAAATATTGAGTGATGATGAATGTCTCTTAGAAATG ATCGATGAAAGGCAACTTATAGAGCCAAAAATAGAGCAAAAAAATATTATAGCTCCATTTAGAACTTTGCCAAAAGAAGAAAATGAtgatattattataataaacGATGAagaagagattgcagatgtaaaATATGATATATTTAAAAACTCTATGCAAAAGAATTTTTCACAGTCAAATTCCACCTTGTTTTCTAGCAAAGCAGAATCATCACCTGCTACTTCTCACTTAAAAGTAGAAAAGAAGCAGCAATCTGTGATAACTGGGGGAAAAAGaact GTTCCAATGTCTCCCCCTGAAGTAATATCATCAAAGAAAGGTAAAATAGATAGACAGATTACAGAATTTACAAAAGCATTAAGTGCTACTGAAGAACCGAAAATTTGTGAGTTTATTCATACTATAAAAGATGAAACAATAACAGAAACTACCATTAAAACAATTCGAGGTCATGTTGAAGTTCTTGGAAAATTGACAAAGAAAGATTCATTATGGATTTTGGAAGCTTCAATAGCAGATGGTACCTCAGCAATAAATGTTTCTTTCTCAAATAAG GTTTTAGAAAATTTATTAGGTTTCTCTGTCCAAGAATTTTCAATAAGAAAGAAATTAATAGCAAAAAATCCGGAAATTGAACAGGAACTTAGAATG AGCTTTCGTAATGCAGAGCAGAAGATAAAAACATTAGATGCACTCTTGGAACTAGAATTAAATACAAACAGTAAACCAACAGTAGTTAAAATCATTGATCTAACTGAACAACAAAAGGAAATATTAGATAAAAGATTAAAGAATTTTTTACTTAAAAGTAATGTATGA
- the LOC143423022 gene encoding chitinase-3-like protein 2, giving the protein MVNQIPVPQAKYELLTDVRQPRWRTQVLCLILVSLVLGVLFVTRAWLGIVILCSPRAETLDTETVVDNAKVATWLRRARMYAESTKENQNADRNNSIGALQHLYTNFSRQIIVCYYTISSNLNTFGELSPSHIDPNLCTHIIVGFAGVVNCSLDVEGNSSIYKEVVALKKLQPKLRVMISAGGSNELHLGFSEMIKSHANRKKFIKSVLNVTKTFGFDGIDLDWEFPAWIGADEREKIRFVQLLEELQREFYRAKEKLILSVAVAAPQAIIDQSYIVAEMAKYVDFVNLMSYDYHFYVWYYPITGLNAPLFPRSAESGYLSTLNVNFSAQYWLSKGMPREKLIIGIPTYGHSYKLDNPLNHGLLAPANGFGELGEMGFVRYSTVCEFLQSGARSVFDDESKVPYAYKDKEWISYDDVTSVHYKAEWIRANNFGGAMILSISVDDWNNTCKFNESFPLTRTVTKILRYQEE; this is encoded by the exons ATGGTTAACCAAATTCCTGTCCCACAGGCGAAATATGAATTATTAACTGACGTTAGACA acCTCGTTGGAGAACACAAGTTCTGTGCTTGATATTGGTGTCTTTGGTGCTTGGAGTTCTTTTCGTAACACGTGCGTGGTTAGGAATTGTTATTCTTTGCTCTCCAAGAGCCGAGACATTAGATACGGAGACAGTAGTAGACAATGCCAAGGTTGCTACGTGGTTACGTCGGGCTCGGATGTACGCCGAGTCGACGAAGGAGAACCAGAATGCGGACAGGAACAACAGCATCGGTGCGCTACAACACCTCTACACCAATTTCTCAAG GCAGATCATTGTCTGTTATTACACCATATCGAGCAACCTGAACACGTTCGGGGAGCTCAGTCCGTCGCACATTGACCCTAATCTTTGTACGCATATTATCGTGGGTTTTGCGGGCGTGGTGAACTGCAGTCTCGATGTGGAAGGCAATTCATCAATCTACAAGGAAGTCGTTGCCTTGAAGAAGCTGCAACCTAAATTAAGGGTCATGATCAGTGCTGGCGGTAGTAATGAGCTCCATTTAGGATTCTCAGAAATGATAAAAAGTCACGCAAATAGGAAAAA ATTTATAAAGTCAGTGTTAAATGTGACAAAGACATTTGGTTTCGATGGAATAGATTTGGATTGGGAATTTCCTGCATGGATTGGAGCTGATGAAAGGGAAAAAATTCGTTTCGTACAATTATTAGAGGAATTACAAAGAGAATTTTACCGCGCCAAAGAAAAATTGATTCTTTCCGTTGCGGTAGCCGCACCTCAAGCTATTATCGACCAAAGCTACATAGTTGCAGAAATGGCGAA GTATGTAGATTTCGTGAACTTGATGTCATATgattatcatttttatgtttggtACTATCCAATTACCGGGCTCAATGCACCACTTTTCCCACGCTCTGCTGAATCTGGCTATCTTTCTACACTAAATGTTAATTTTTCTGCTCAATACTGGCTTTCAAAAGGCATGCCACGAGAGAAATTAATTATTGGTATACCTACTTATGGCCATTCCTACAAGCTGGATAATCCGTTGAATCACGGTTTACTCGCACCAGCAAATGGATTTGGAGAATTAGGAGAAATGGGTTTCGTTCGTTACTCTACAGTTTGTGAGTTCCTACAAAGCGGGGCAAGAAGTGTTTTTGATGATGAGAGCAAAGTTCCCTATGCATATAAAGACAAAGAATGGATCTCTTACGATGATGTTACTAGcgttcattataag GCTGAATGGATACGTGCAAATAATTTCGGAGGAGCAATGATATTGTCCATAAGCGTCGACGATTGGAATAACACATGCAAATTCAATGAAAGTTTTCCTTTAACTCGTACTGTTACCAAAATCCTCAGGTATCAAGAAGAGTAA
- the LOC143423095 gene encoding transmembrane ascorbate-dependent reductase CYB561 isoform X1 — MSVNYPYVYQICLDMEQVAEPRINLEGFKPLTIFMEIVGAVLIILVAVWCGNYRGGFAWRSDPDLEFNWHPFLMIIGFVFLYANGMLIYRTQRNTRKRRLKLIHATIMLSIVVLVIIALVAVFDNHNFKGIPNMYTLHSWIGLTSIILFCCQWLAGFLSFLYPGLQVPLRASYMPIHVYFGIAGFVGVITSCLLGLNEKAFFVLGDKYAKLGNEAVIINVIGLLLIIFGGLSIYLVTQERYKRIPKPEDEALVSGRAQ; from the exons ATGTCTGTGAATTATCCATATGTATATCAGATATGTTTAG ACATGGAACAAGTCGCAGAACCACGTATCAATCTTGAGGGGTTTAAACCACTcacaatttttatggaaatagttGGGGCAGTCCTAATAATTTTAGTCGCAGTATGGTGCGGTAATTACAGAGGTGGATTTGCTTGGAGATCAGATCCagatttggaattcaattggcATCCCTTTTTAATGATTATTGGATTTGTCTTTCTATATGCAAACG GTATGCTAATATACAGAACACAGAGAAATACTCGAAAGCGAAGATTAAAGTTAATTCATGCTACCATAATGTTATCGATTGTTGTATTAGTTATAATTGCTCTTGTGGCTGTATTTGATAATCATAATTTCAAAGGAATTCCAAACATGTATACTCTTCATAGTTGGATTGGACTTACCAGTATAATTTTATTTTGCTGTCAG TGGCTTGCTGGATTTTTGTCCTTTTTATATCCAGGATTACAAGTTCCATTACGAGCTTCTTACATGCCTATTCATGTATATTTTGGTATCGCAGGATTTGTCGGTGTGATTACTTCTTGTCTTCTAGGGCTTAATGAAAAAGCATTCTTTGTTTTAGG AGATAAATATGCAAAACTTGGAAATGAAGCAGTAATAATTAATGTAATTGGATTATTATTGATCATTTTTGGCGGACTATCGATTTACTTAGTGACACAAGAACGTTACAAACGTATTCCTAAACCAGAAGACGAAGCTTTAGTTAGTGGCAGAGCTCAGTAA
- the LOC143427682 gene encoding uncharacterized protein LOC143427682, which translates to MNSLEAYITCPFNKSHRIVAARFQYHLAKCRKNYPKDMKVVCIFDATHMLDAHEIEHHLSICPSSGNIKCYENSFETERQLGTISLDEACNLESKTITEDWSGSCTSYNPILESENKNVLRMKIGLSKAKKKQFKQNERDRISTLEKENSNNSNVGITEKIIDFDTPLRTPKNVSKAVSYIENNSTDTVTSALNNISMNEASNPLEKRNISTLNSNSPKKVSSQKSSSRDRTINMSNASLTSKDTSDQEEEKNVCFKENIPIAINCSIPTAGIKDSKVKDEFESIACEGGSPKMQGHCKESKIQKDRDQSNLKKGCSIKTRSGVPLNLQMTEKLYGAVKKISTGRGFTMAHQLLSSSLVQSENEDPKKLDSLSDYDDE; encoded by the exons ATGAACAGTCTCGAGGCTTACATTACTTGTCCGTTTAACAAATCACATAGAATTGTAGCAGCTAGATTTCAATATCATTTAGCCAAATGTCGTAAAAATTATCCAAAAGATATGAAAGTTGTATGCATTTTTGATGCAACGCATATGTTGGATGCACATGAAATAGAG CATCATCTATCAATCTGCCCGAGTAGTGGAAACATAAAATGttatgagaattcattcgaaaCGGAACGACAATTGGGAACAATTTCTTTGGACGAAGCGTGTAATCTGGAAAGCAAAACAATAACTGAAGACTGGTCTGGAAGTTGCACGTCATACAATCCGATTCTTGAGTCTGAAAATAAAAATGTACTTAGAATGAAAATTGGCTTATCGAAGGCGAAGAAAAAACAATTCAAGCAGAATGAAAGGGACAGAATATCGACTCTTGAAAAggaaaatagtaataatagtaatgtAGGCATTACAGAGAAAATAATAGACTTTGACACACCATTACGGACTCCTAAAAATGTTTCCAAGGCAGTATCATACATCGAAAACAATTCTACTGACACTGTTACCTCTGCATTAAACAATATTTCTATGAATGAAGCAAGTAATCCTTTAGAGAAACGAAATATCAGTACCCTGAATAGTAATAGCCCAAAGAAAGTTAGTTCTCAGAAAAGTAGTTCGAGAGACAGAACTATCAATATGAGTAATGCATCTTTAACATCAAAAGATACTTCTGaccaagaagaagaaaaaaatgtttGTTTCAAAGAGAACATTCCTATTGCAATAAATTGTAGTATTCCTACAGCTGGTATCAAAGATTCCAAAGTAAAAGATGAGTTTGAATCGATTGCTTGTGAAGGAGGTAGCCCTAAAATGCAAGGACACTGTAAAGAATCTAAAATCCAAAAGGATAGGGACCAGTCAAATTTGAAGAAAGGATGTAGTATAAAAACTCGGAGTGGTGTGCCTTTAAATTTGCAAATGACAGAAAAATTGTACGGAGCAGTGAAGAAAATTAGTACTGGAAGAGGATTTACTATGGCTCATCAATTATTGAGCTCCAGTTTAGTACAAAGTGAGAATGAAGATCCAAAGAAGCTCGATTCTCTTTCTGACTATGACGACGAATGA
- the Coq5 gene encoding ubiquinone biosynthesis protein COQ3, mitochondrial: MIKRGKFLLNLTKNRKIILFERYLSEGTATNDNEKTTHFGYKTVKESEKVKEVHTVFEKVANSYDQMNDAMSFGIHRIWKDIFVQRLGPTHGSKLLDSAGGTGDITFRYLNYLKNTLNPQGLKSSVTVCDINENMLKVGKVRAEKLGWTGQDSFNIDWKQCDAENLPFEDDLYTVYTIAFGIRNVTHIDKVLSEAYRVLTPGGRFMCLEFSHVDNSVLKWFYDQYSFQIIPVLGTLIAGEWHAYQYLVESIRKFPKQEDFKEMIEEAGFRNVTYENLSCGIVAIHSGFKL, from the exons ATGATTAAAAGAGGGaagtttcttttgaatttaacaaAAAATAGGAAGATCATTTTATTTGAAAGATATCTCTCAGAAGGTACTGCAACTAATGACAATGAAAAAACAACACACTTTGGATATAAAACTGTAAAAGAAAGCGAAAAGGTGAAAGAAG tACATACAGTTTTCGAGAAAGTAGCAAATTCTTATGATCAAATGAACGATGCTATGAGTTTTGGAATTCATCGTATTTGGAAAGATATATTCGTCCAAAGACTTGGACCAACTCATGGAAGTAAATTATTAGATTCAGCTGGTGGTACAGGAGATATTACCTTTcgatatttaaattatttaaagaaTACTTTGAATCCTCAGGGATTAAAAAGTTCTGTAACAGTTTGTGATATAAATGAGAATATGTTAAAAGTTGGGAAAGTTAGAGCAGAAAAACTAGGGTGGACTGGTCAAGATAGTTTTAACATTGATTGGAAACAATGCGATGCAGAAAATCTTCCTTTTGAGGATGATTTGTATACTGTTTATACAATAGCTTTTGGAATAAGAAATGTAACACATATTGACAAG GTACTTTCTGAAGCATATAGAGTACTTACTCCAGGTGGTCGTTTCATGTGTTTAGAGTTCAGTCATGTAGATAATAGTGTTTTAAAATG GTTCTATGATCAATATTCGTTTCAAATAATACCTGTACTCGGTACATTAATAGCAGGAGAATGGCACGCCTATCAGTATCTTGTTGAGAGTATTAGGAAATTTCCaaaacaagaagatttcaag GAAATGATCGAAGAAGCAGGTTTCAGGAATGTAACATATGAAAATTTGAGTTGTGGAATAGTAGCTATCCATTCAGGTTTTAAATTATGA
- the Eif3j gene encoding eukaryotic translation initiation factor 3 subunit J, with the protein MDDEWDVENAEAKFDLAIRSNKWEGEDEDEDVKDSWEDVEEEKKDVEKPAEVPKAKPKRKKVLAERIEEHEKKAREEAERKAKEKEEALTPEERRAEQLRRQRLQEEADLRLAMETFGVTEETALSLDTSVPTTKEEFEQYGSVLTQKLNQFAKNSEFPPFGEELIKNIAVHLSSSHLKKVKTMVDNLLIEKQKIEKGEKAKKNKGKGKAKLKIEGDNTLLSEYGDYVYDDYDDFM; encoded by the exons ATGGATGACGAATGGG atgtcgaaaaCGCCGAGGCGAAATTCGACCTCGCTATCAGGTCCAACAAGTGGGAgggcgaggacgaggacgaggacgtcAAG GATAGTTGGGAAGATgtcgaagaagaaaagaaagatgTAGAGAAACCTGCAGAAGTGCCTAAGGCTAAGCCAAAACGAAAGAAAGTTCTGGCAGAAAGAATTGAAGAACATGAG AAAAAGGCAAGAGAAGAGGCAGAAAGGAAGGctaaagaaaaagaggaagccCTAACACCAGAGGAGAGGAGAGCGGAACAGTTAAGACGTCAGAGGCTCCAAGAAGAAGCTGATCTACGTCTTGCTATGGAGACTTTTG GTGTGACAGAAGAAACTGCATTGAGCTTGGATACCTCAGTACCAACCACAAAAGAAGAATTTGAGCAGTATGGAAGTGTACTTACACAGAAGCTAAACCAGTTTGCTAAAAATTCTGAATTTCCACCATTTGGAGAAGAACTTATAAAAAATATTGCTGTCCATC TATCTTCGTCGCATTTGAAGAAAGTTAAAACAATGGTCGATAATTTGTTGATCGAGAAGCAGAAGATCGAGAAAGGAGAAAAGGCGAAAAAGAACAAGGGCAAAGGAAAAGCGAAACTGAAAATTGAGGGTGACAACACACTTTTGAGCGAATATGGCGACTACGTTTATGACGATTATGACGATTTCATGTAG
- the LOC143423095 gene encoding transmembrane ascorbate-dependent reductase CYB561 isoform X2 — protein sequence MEQVAEPRINLEGFKPLTIFMEIVGAVLIILVAVWCGNYRGGFAWRSDPDLEFNWHPFLMIIGFVFLYANGMLIYRTQRNTRKRRLKLIHATIMLSIVVLVIIALVAVFDNHNFKGIPNMYTLHSWIGLTSIILFCCQWLAGFLSFLYPGLQVPLRASYMPIHVYFGIAGFVGVITSCLLGLNEKAFFVLGDKYAKLGNEAVIINVIGLLLIIFGGLSIYLVTQERYKRIPKPEDEALVSGRAQ from the exons ATGGAACAAGTCGCAGAACCACGTATCAATCTTGAGGGGTTTAAACCACTcacaatttttatggaaatagttGGGGCAGTCCTAATAATTTTAGTCGCAGTATGGTGCGGTAATTACAGAGGTGGATTTGCTTGGAGATCAGATCCagatttggaattcaattggcATCCCTTTTTAATGATTATTGGATTTGTCTTTCTATATGCAAACG GTATGCTAATATACAGAACACAGAGAAATACTCGAAAGCGAAGATTAAAGTTAATTCATGCTACCATAATGTTATCGATTGTTGTATTAGTTATAATTGCTCTTGTGGCTGTATTTGATAATCATAATTTCAAAGGAATTCCAAACATGTATACTCTTCATAGTTGGATTGGACTTACCAGTATAATTTTATTTTGCTGTCAG TGGCTTGCTGGATTTTTGTCCTTTTTATATCCAGGATTACAAGTTCCATTACGAGCTTCTTACATGCCTATTCATGTATATTTTGGTATCGCAGGATTTGTCGGTGTGATTACTTCTTGTCTTCTAGGGCTTAATGAAAAAGCATTCTTTGTTTTAGG AGATAAATATGCAAAACTTGGAAATGAAGCAGTAATAATTAATGTAATTGGATTATTATTGATCATTTTTGGCGGACTATCGATTTACTTAGTGACACAAGAACGTTACAAACGTATTCCTAAACCAGAAGACGAAGCTTTAGTTAGTGGCAGAGCTCAGTAA
- the Prosalpha3 gene encoding proteasome alpha3 subunit, translating to MARRYDTRTTIFSPEGRLYQVEYAMEAISHAGTCLGILATDGVLLVAERRNTNKLLDEVYYSEKIYKLNNDIVCSVAGITSDANVLTNELRLIAQRYLLRYGEPIPCEQLVSWLCDVKQAYTQYGGKRPFGVSILYMGWDKHYGYQLYQSDPSGNYGGWKATCIGHNSAAAVSSLKQEYDNNNITLKEAKALAIKVLSKTLDLNKLSGDKVEMVTLIRENGKTITRILPMSEVDALIAEHDRIEALAEQAKKEKQKL from the exons ATG GCGCGCAGATATGATACTCGTACAACAATTTTTTCGCCGGAGGGTCGATTGTACCAAGTGGAATATGCTATGGAAGCTATAAGCCACGCGGGCACTTGTCTGGGCATTTTGGCGACCGATGGTGTTCTACTTGTGGCTGAGAGACGTAACACCAACAAACTGTTAGATGAAGTTTATTATTCTGAGAAGATTTATAAACTGAACAACGACATTGTCTGCTCCGTTGCTGGAATCACCTCTGATGCTAATGTATTAACAAACGAATTGCGTTTAATTGCGCAACGCTATTTGTTACGGTACGGGGAGCCAATTCCTTGCGAACAGCTTGTTTCTTGGCTTTGCGATGTAAAACAAGCATATACACAATATGGTGGAAAAAGGCCATTTGGTGTTTCCATTTTATACATGGGATGGGACAAGCATTATGGGTACCAATTGTACCAATCAGATCCGAGTGGAAATTACGGTGGCTGGAAGGCGACTTGCATCGGGCATAATTCTGCTGCTGCAGTATCGTCGTTAAAGCAAGAAtacgataataataatattacgcTGAAGGAAGCGAAAGCACTGGCTATAAAGGTGCTTTCCAAGACATTAGATCTCAATAAATTATCTGGGGATAAAG TGGAGATGGTTACTTTAATAAGGGAAAATGGTAAAACTATTACAAGGATTCTTCCTATGAGCGAAGTAGATGCCTTAATCGCCGAGCACGATCGTATAGAAGCGCTTGCTGAACAAGCCAAGAAAGAGAAACAGAAGTTatag